From the Chloroflexus aurantiacus J-10-fl genome, one window contains:
- a CDS encoding stage II sporulation protein M produces the protein MKRFSLSRPTMATLPVQPLPAWWLITRRELRDTLTDWRLLTPLAALALVLPLLVAAAALALIRFTEQVELAVQIIPFAILLVGFLPAGFSLILALESFAGERERNTLETLLAMPLGDRELYLAKWTAALALPLIGALLSQMVFGVTLLVFAPDVALVAFQPLRLLLLLVLVVTMAMVMVSGAVIISAHVTTVRAASLLSSLILVPLALVVQLIAFLIVGNRWDGVIGIWLGLSVVVVLLVHIGMRSFSREELLAREEIRKPWFGWLSRRPRRQIAWFGGHPVWVVARREMVEITRDWRSLTLLGFLAFLMPTGLTAAIHAISPQLDNPLALAPLIPFAGVLAGFVPISFALVAALESFVGERERNTLEALCALPISDRQLFLGKLVGTLLIPLLTALITQHLFYGLVAFNFPTLYADGMSLILLGQMSLMTIMVAVALVSGAVSFSIHAGSVREASMMASAILLPTTAILQAQAPYFIARRFDVVWLAIAGLLVVALAFLRSGMQTFQRAAIFSRSREEMSLRRIWSVFRRFFNEYQPAGTPLTAYRGLPFSPTRFYRHEFPALLKELRLPLLVSLLAAVGGSVFGLTLARTLVLPPVEQALATLAFGPTPSLFLVLFIFANNLRVSILSNLLAPVSLGVFPFLVPATVFAQIGYVCGRLFINSGGSLSDPLIFVSAYLLPHGIIELPTFMVSAALGLRMGAALLSTPGDFSVGENLLWAAAQTAKVWLLLITPLVLVAAIVEGLVTPLVIRLVY, from the coding sequence ATGAAACGATTTTCGCTCTCTCGTCCGACGATGGCCACCTTGCCGGTACAGCCGTTGCCGGCGTGGTGGTTGATTACGCGCCGTGAATTACGCGATACCCTGACCGATTGGCGCTTGCTGACGCCGCTCGCGGCGCTGGCGCTGGTCTTGCCACTGCTGGTAGCGGCTGCGGCACTGGCGCTCATCCGCTTTACTGAACAGGTTGAGCTTGCCGTTCAAATCATTCCGTTCGCGATCTTGCTGGTTGGCTTTTTGCCTGCCGGTTTCTCGTTGATCCTGGCGCTCGAATCATTTGCCGGTGAGCGCGAACGCAATACGCTGGAAACGCTGCTGGCTATGCCGTTAGGGGATCGTGAGCTGTACCTCGCCAAATGGACAGCGGCACTGGCTCTGCCACTGATCGGCGCTCTGCTCAGTCAGATGGTGTTTGGTGTCACTCTGCTGGTGTTTGCGCCTGATGTAGCTCTGGTCGCATTTCAACCACTCCGCCTGTTGCTGTTACTGGTGCTGGTGGTGACCATGGCGATGGTCATGGTGAGCGGGGCGGTGATCATCTCTGCCCACGTGACGACGGTGCGGGCGGCAAGTCTGCTCTCCAGTTTGATTCTGGTGCCGCTGGCGTTGGTTGTGCAACTGATCGCCTTTCTCATCGTTGGTAATCGCTGGGATGGAGTGATCGGTATCTGGTTGGGATTGAGTGTGGTTGTCGTGCTGCTGGTTCACATCGGTATGCGCTCGTTCAGTCGCGAAGAGCTGCTGGCCCGCGAAGAGATTCGTAAACCCTGGTTTGGCTGGTTGTCCCGACGACCACGCCGACAGATTGCGTGGTTTGGTGGTCATCCGGTATGGGTAGTTGCCCGGCGCGAGATGGTGGAAATCACGCGCGATTGGCGTTCGCTAACGTTGCTCGGGTTTCTGGCATTTCTCATGCCCACCGGTTTGACCGCTGCAATTCATGCAATCTCGCCCCAACTTGATAACCCGCTGGCCCTGGCACCGCTGATCCCATTCGCAGGCGTCCTGGCCGGCTTTGTCCCGATCAGTTTTGCGCTGGTAGCCGCACTGGAGTCGTTTGTTGGCGAACGGGAGCGTAATACGCTTGAGGCACTCTGCGCATTACCGATCTCTGATCGCCAGCTCTTCCTGGGTAAACTGGTTGGTACGCTGTTGATCCCTCTGCTGACAGCTCTGATCACACAGCATCTCTTCTACGGATTGGTAGCATTCAACTTTCCGACGCTCTACGCTGATGGTATGTCGCTCATCTTACTGGGCCAGATGAGTCTGATGACCATTATGGTCGCGGTTGCCCTGGTCTCAGGCGCAGTAAGCTTCTCTATCCATGCCGGTAGCGTGCGGGAAGCCTCAATGATGGCTTCAGCGATTTTGCTGCCAACCACGGCAATATTGCAGGCTCAGGCACCCTATTTCATTGCCCGTCGGTTTGACGTAGTCTGGCTGGCAATCGCAGGGTTGCTGGTCGTGGCACTTGCCTTTTTGCGCAGTGGGATGCAGACGTTTCAGCGGGCTGCCATCTTTTCGCGGAGCCGGGAAGAGATGAGTTTACGACGGATATGGTCGGTCTTCCGGCGTTTCTTCAACGAATATCAGCCGGCTGGCACGCCCCTCACTGCCTATCGCGGCTTGCCATTCTCGCCGACACGTTTCTACCGTCACGAATTCCCGGCACTGCTGAAAGAATTGCGTCTGCCACTCCTCGTCAGCCTGCTGGCCGCAGTGGGTGGAAGTGTGTTTGGGCTGACGTTAGCGCGCACGCTGGTGTTGCCCCCGGTTGAGCAGGCGCTCGCCACGCTTGCCTTCGGGCCGACACCGTCGTTATTCCTCGTCCTCTTCATCTTTGCCAACAACCTGCGCGTATCGATTCTGTCGAACCTGCTGGCGCCGGTGAGCCTGGGGGTGTTCCCATTTCTGGTACCGGCCACTGTCTTTGCCCAGATCGGGTATGTCTGTGGACGTTTATTCATCAACAGTGGCGGCTCATTGAGTGACCCGCTGATCTTCGTCAGTGCGTATCTGCTGCCGCACGGGATCATCGAGCTACCAACCTTTATGGTTAGCGCGGCATTGGGACTGCGGATGGGGGCTGCACTGTTGAGTACGCCGGGCGATTTCAGCGTTGGTGAAAATCTGCTTTGGGCAGCAGCCCAGACCGCGAAGGTCTGGCTCTTGCTGATTACCCCACTGGTCCTGGTTGCGGCTATTGTTGAAGGACTGGTAACCCCGCTGGTGATCAGGCTGGTATATTGA
- a CDS encoding nitroreductase/quinone reductase family protein has translation MRIFRRFQLIVARLSATRPGAWFVRTCIQPFDRFLLRISGGRFGVVSLVYPTLTLITTGARSGVQRRTPLLFFPDGNRVVLIASNFGRRQHPAWYYNLQKNPVAQVNIYGRTFTCRAYEVSGIEYLELWERAVRYYPGFAAYAQRAGRTIPIVVLDLNIPA, from the coding sequence ATGCGAATCTTTCGCCGTTTTCAATTGATCGTCGCCCGTCTTTCGGCTACCCGCCCCGGTGCCTGGTTTGTCCGCACGTGTATCCAACCATTTGACCGCTTTCTGCTCCGGATCAGCGGTGGCCGCTTCGGTGTCGTCTCCCTCGTCTACCCTACCCTCACCCTGATCACTACCGGTGCGCGTAGTGGTGTGCAACGTCGCACACCACTGCTGTTCTTTCCCGATGGCAATCGAGTAGTGCTGATCGCCTCGAATTTTGGTCGGCGGCAACATCCGGCCTGGTACTACAACTTGCAGAAGAATCCGGTCGCTCAGGTGAACATTTATGGACGCACCTTCACCTGCCGGGCATACGAGGTTTCCGGTATCGAGTATCTGGAGCTGTGGGAGCGGGCAGTCCGCTATTACCCCGGCTTCGCTGCGTATGCGCAACGGGCCGGGCGTACCATACCGATAGTAGTGCTTGATCTCAATATACCAGCCTGA
- a CDS encoding alpha/beta fold hydrolase — protein sequence MNTRRFPTVWDAIRRPPARAMICRLRRIHHEPDSRRSPLLLLHGFPDSEHMYDDYVTPKERRQDWLRGRSIYAIALPNRRTNPNWPSLSDLWQRRLEREVAALIDIVIAASPTGNVVIIAHDWGATFVWARVRQRPDLPIERMVALSVGSSFRYDFGEHGIGALGWLYGMLFGLPYYLPPARFFVAAMLMLSGYRAPDAHNAAYDSFHYWDWPLTLLRLPLRLAGYCQQPPFTDIRFPVLFIRCPLDRIATTARFEQTLRQRADCIVHMTANPHWFPEQRSAEVLEFVRSFLAG from the coding sequence ATGAACACACGACGCTTTCCTACCGTCTGGGACGCCATACGACGACCACCAGCACGAGCGATGATCTGTCGCTTACGCCGAATCCATCACGAACCTGATAGCCGGCGCAGCCCATTGCTGTTGTTACACGGTTTTCCCGACTCTGAGCACATGTACGATGACTACGTGACACCGAAGGAACGACGCCAGGACTGGCTGCGCGGGCGAAGTATATATGCGATTGCATTACCCAACCGACGGACAAATCCAAACTGGCCCTCATTGTCCGATCTCTGGCAGCGCCGTCTCGAGCGTGAGGTAGCAGCTCTGATCGATATTGTCATTGCCGCCAGCCCGACCGGCAACGTTGTGATTATCGCTCACGATTGGGGAGCAACATTTGTCTGGGCACGTGTTCGACAGCGTCCCGATCTGCCGATTGAGCGCATGGTGGCCCTTTCGGTCGGATCATCGTTTCGTTACGACTTTGGTGAACACGGCATTGGTGCGTTGGGGTGGTTGTACGGTATGCTGTTTGGGTTGCCGTACTATCTACCACCGGCACGTTTTTTTGTAGCCGCAATGCTCATGCTTAGTGGGTATCGAGCGCCGGATGCGCACAACGCGGCCTATGATAGCTTTCACTATTGGGATTGGCCATTAACGCTGCTGCGCCTGCCATTACGGTTGGCAGGTTATTGCCAGCAACCACCGTTCACCGATATTCGCTTTCCAGTTCTGTTTATACGCTGCCCGCTTGATCGAATCGCCACAACCGCCCGTTTTGAACAGACGTTACGACAACGAGCAGATTGCATCGTGCACATGACCGCTAATCCACACTGGTTTCCTGAACAACGTTCGGCAGAGGTGTTGGAATTCGTGCGATCATTTCTGGCCGGGTAA
- a CDS encoding STAS domain-containing protein, whose product MTGQWFGVSGRPQVAPSAGEIVIVGILLSLVFGLIGGIGTRSVRRAIELAQQAQSQAESLARQLSQVNQALELRVAERTAALQAALAESEQRQAALTTALQENERQRREIQALSVPILAVRHDMLVMPLIGALDGERLSLAQQRALNAIEQQRTRFLLVDVTGVPFIDQTAADGLIVLARSVRLLGARLYLIGVSPDVAQTMIGLGIELQEIGVARDLRDAIMRL is encoded by the coding sequence ATGACAGGGCAGTGGTTTGGGGTGTCAGGCCGACCACAAGTGGCGCCATCGGCGGGAGAAATTGTCATTGTTGGCATACTTCTCTCGCTGGTCTTTGGATTAATTGGAGGCATTGGCACTCGCAGCGTGCGGCGGGCAATCGAACTGGCACAACAGGCTCAATCTCAGGCTGAAAGCCTGGCCCGTCAGTTGAGCCAGGTTAATCAGGCTCTAGAGCTGCGTGTGGCCGAACGAACAGCGGCGTTGCAGGCTGCACTGGCTGAAAGCGAACAACGTCAGGCAGCACTCACGACGGCGTTGCAAGAAAATGAACGGCAACGGCGAGAAATACAGGCGCTGAGTGTACCGATTTTAGCGGTGCGTCATGACATGTTGGTGATGCCGCTGATTGGTGCACTCGATGGCGAACGGCTGTCGCTTGCGCAACAACGTGCACTCAACGCCATAGAGCAGCAGCGCACCCGTTTCCTGCTAGTCGATGTAACCGGTGTGCCGTTCATTGATCAGACGGCTGCTGATGGATTGATTGTTCTGGCGCGCAGTGTACGCCTCCTCGGTGCACGCCTGTACCTGATTGGAGTCAGTCCTGATGTTGCGCAGACGATGATCGGATTGGGGATCGAGCTGCAAGAGATTGGGGTCGCCCGTGATCTTCGCGATGCGATTATGCGTCTGTAA
- a CDS encoding glycosyltransferase family 4 protein, with product MRILFITGEYPPQPGGVGDYTQRLGQALVRNGHEALVVTVVKRKWQIWQITSDGDRALPAPAGRAGWGIGSLGRLTRLVHQLRPDWCHIQYQTGAYQMKIGVNLLPLLLRRSRLPTAITYHDLLPPYLFPKAGVVREWVTLLPARTARAVIVTNPEDETTLRAARVRPRLIPIGANIDPVLPEGYDRSIWRADLGVSDEMPLIAYFGLLSPGKGIDLLIDLIADQPAWRLLIIGGAATSPTDRVYAKTIQQRLETLSLRDRVIITGHIAAERVSAYLHACDLIVLPFRDGASLRRGSLLAALAHGCAVITTPPASPATAAALTGVVHFAAAHPESLKTAIISLLSNPNARLRLSEAARQAARRFDWQNIAAAHLELYRSL from the coding sequence ATGCGCATTCTGTTCATCACCGGTGAGTATCCGCCGCAGCCGGGCGGGGTTGGCGACTATACCCAGCGGTTGGGGCAGGCGCTGGTTCGTAACGGACACGAGGCTCTCGTTGTGACGGTTGTCAAACGCAAATGGCAGATCTGGCAGATAACGAGCGACGGGGATCGAGCACTACCGGCACCGGCAGGTCGAGCCGGTTGGGGGATTGGTTCACTTGGCAGACTGACCAGGCTGGTACACCAGTTGCGCCCTGACTGGTGTCACATCCAGTACCAGACTGGTGCTTATCAGATGAAGATCGGGGTGAACCTCTTGCCGCTGCTTTTGCGGCGCTCTCGTCTGCCAACGGCTATTACCTATCACGATCTGTTGCCGCCGTACCTCTTTCCCAAAGCGGGAGTGGTACGTGAATGGGTAACCCTGCTCCCGGCCCGCACAGCGCGAGCGGTGATTGTCACCAATCCTGAAGACGAGACGACGTTGCGGGCAGCGCGAGTGAGGCCGCGTTTGATCCCGATAGGAGCCAATATTGATCCTGTTTTACCAGAGGGGTATGACCGATCTATCTGGCGGGCCGATTTGGGTGTTTCCGACGAGATGCCATTAATTGCCTATTTTGGTCTCTTATCGCCAGGTAAAGGGATCGATCTGCTGATTGATCTGATTGCCGATCAGCCTGCCTGGCGTTTGCTGATCATCGGGGGAGCTGCAACCTCACCGACTGATCGGGTGTATGCCAAAACAATCCAGCAACGTCTTGAGACGCTCTCGTTACGGGATCGCGTAATCATTACCGGCCATATTGCTGCTGAACGAGTCTCAGCATACTTACATGCCTGTGACCTGATCGTACTTCCTTTTCGTGACGGAGCCTCTTTACGTCGCGGTAGCCTGCTCGCCGCCCTGGCCCACGGCTGTGCAGTCATCACCACTCCACCTGCTTCACCGGCAACCGCGGCTGCTTTAACCGGTGTTGTTCATTTTGCCGCTGCCCACCCTGAGTCGTTGAAAACTGCGATTATCTCTCTGCTCAGCAATCCCAATGCCCGACTTCGGCTGAGTGAAGCAGCTCGTCAGGCTGCCCGTCGCTTTGACTGGCAGAATATTGCTGCTGCGCATCTTGAGTTGTACCGGTCGTTGTAG